A stretch of the Bacillus licheniformis DSM 13 = ATCC 14580 genome encodes the following:
- a CDS encoding lipoate--protein ligase family protein, producing MAKQPIDLLIQPKWRIIDQSSLGPYFDAKQSFAIDDTLCASVGKGLSPATARSWVHHDTIVLGIQDTRLPYLQEGISLLEEAGYQAIVRNSGGLAVVLDSGVLNVSLIFQDKKNGIDIDRGYEAMFELVKRMLSSYDAAIEAYEIKGSYCPGSFDLSIGGRKFAGISQRRLRGGVAVQIYLCADQSGSGRAELIKRFYDTALKDMRGKTKAVYPDIRPETMASLSELLNEDISVQDLMLLLLTQLKELGGEIYQGPLTPAEEEVYEKNLVRMIERNEKVFG from the coding sequence ATGGCAAAGCAACCGATTGATCTACTCATCCAGCCGAAATGGAGAATCATTGACCAATCCAGTCTCGGCCCATATTTTGATGCAAAACAATCATTTGCGATAGATGATACGCTGTGCGCTTCTGTCGGGAAAGGTTTATCTCCGGCGACCGCGCGTTCCTGGGTGCACCATGACACGATTGTGCTCGGAATCCAGGATACAAGGCTCCCTTATTTACAAGAAGGGATTTCATTGCTTGAAGAAGCGGGCTATCAAGCCATCGTCCGCAATTCCGGCGGACTGGCCGTCGTTTTGGACAGCGGGGTTTTAAACGTTTCCCTGATTTTTCAGGATAAGAAAAACGGAATTGATATCGACAGAGGCTATGAAGCGATGTTTGAGCTCGTTAAGCGAATGCTGTCATCCTATGACGCAGCAATCGAAGCCTATGAAATCAAAGGCTCCTACTGTCCAGGAAGCTTTGATTTGAGCATCGGGGGAAGGAAATTTGCGGGAATTTCCCAGAGGCGCCTGAGAGGCGGAGTGGCTGTTCAAATTTATTTGTGCGCTGATCAAAGCGGAAGCGGGCGCGCTGAGCTGATCAAACGCTTTTACGACACCGCCTTGAAAGACATGCGCGGGAAAACAAAAGCCGTTTATCCCGATATTCGCCCGGAAACGATGGCTTCGCTTTCTGAGCTTCTCAATGAAGACATTTCGGTGCAGGACTTGATGCTCTTGCTTCTGACACAGCTGAAAGAGCTGGGCGGGGAGATTTATCAAGGCCCTCTCACGCCCGCAGAAGAGGAAGTGTATGAGAAAAACCTTGTCCGCATGATTGAACGGAATGAAAAGGTTTTTGGATAG
- the pobA gene encoding 4-hydroxybenzoate 3-monooxygenase, whose amino-acid sequence MRTQVGIIGAGPAGLMLANLLHRRGIEAVVIESRSRKEIEETVRAGVLEQMTVDLLNETGAGERMMKTAMFHQGIEIRFGGKRHRIDMHKLTGGKYIAIYPQHEVIKDLIAARLQSEGRIVFNVSDVRLSNIDTEAPVITYQNENGDTEELNCDFIAGCDGFHGPSRQSIPKEIRKEYEKVYPYGWLGILAEAPPSSPELVYAHHEDGFALVSTRTPEIQRLYLQVSPADSVGNWPDERIWEKLHLRLSADDGWKLTEGPIIQKNIVSMRSFICDPMQYGRLYLAGDAAHIVPPTGAKGLNLAMADVQRLAWALEDYYETGRIERLAGYSESCLRRVWKAERFSWYMTSLLHRHHGYTPFDYQIQLAELDHVTTSTAAAQSLAENYVGLPLEFGEPSLSVT is encoded by the coding sequence TTGCGGACACAAGTGGGAATTATCGGAGCGGGACCTGCCGGGCTTATGCTCGCTAACCTGCTCCACCGCAGGGGAATCGAAGCGGTTGTGATCGAATCCCGCTCGCGAAAGGAGATTGAAGAGACCGTCCGTGCAGGCGTTCTAGAACAGATGACGGTAGATTTGCTGAATGAAACAGGTGCCGGTGAACGGATGATGAAAACAGCTATGTTTCATCAAGGAATTGAGATTCGCTTTGGCGGCAAGCGGCACAGAATTGATATGCACAAGCTGACGGGGGGGAAATACATTGCCATCTATCCCCAGCATGAAGTGATCAAAGATTTAATCGCCGCCCGCCTGCAATCGGAAGGGCGCATCGTTTTCAATGTGTCTGACGTCCGCCTTTCAAATATTGATACAGAAGCGCCTGTCATCACTTATCAGAATGAAAACGGCGATACAGAAGAACTGAACTGCGATTTCATCGCAGGGTGCGACGGCTTTCACGGGCCGAGCAGACAAAGCATTCCGAAGGAGATCCGCAAAGAGTACGAAAAGGTGTACCCTTACGGATGGCTCGGCATATTGGCTGAAGCCCCTCCGTCCTCGCCTGAACTTGTATATGCCCATCATGAAGACGGGTTTGCCCTCGTCAGCACAAGGACACCGGAAATCCAGCGGCTTTACCTGCAAGTCAGTCCTGCAGATTCAGTCGGGAACTGGCCGGACGAAAGGATATGGGAGAAGCTTCACCTAAGGCTGTCGGCCGATGACGGATGGAAGCTGACTGAAGGCCCGATCATTCAAAAAAACATTGTCTCGATGAGAAGCTTTATATGCGATCCAATGCAATACGGCAGACTCTATTTAGCGGGGGATGCCGCGCATATTGTACCCCCGACAGGTGCGAAAGGCCTGAACCTTGCGATGGCGGATGTCCAGCGGCTTGCATGGGCGCTCGAAGACTATTACGAAACCGGAAGAATCGAACGGCTGGCCGGCTATTCTGAGTCTTGCCTCCGCCGCGTCTGGAAAGCTGAACGCTTTTCCTGGTATATGACATCCCTGCTGCATCGCCATCACGGCTACACCCCTTTTGACTACCAGATTCAATTGGCTGAACTTGACCATGTTACGACTTCAACGGCGGCCGCTCAAAGTCTTGCCGAGAATTACGTCGGGCTGCCGCTTGAATTCGGAGAACCGTCTTTAAGCGTCACTTGA
- a CDS encoding MFS transporter: protein MKNRSVHPAEVMAASKFNKVHLTVFLWCFFAIAFDGYDIAMYGVSLPWLMEEWSLTAIQAGAIGSYTLIGMMLGALIFSPIADQYGRKKVLGFCIFLFSLFTAAAGLIDSPLLFTIMRFLAALGMGGLMPNAISLMTEYSPKKNRAVIVAAMYCGYSAGGVLASLVGMFAVPVTSWRVLYLIGAVPLFVLPFFFSRFPESLSFYVLKKKTKALAEIFNQVHPAGRYREDDNYQISVIAKEKKGFPVKKLFGQKRAASTFAFWLSVFSCLLMVYGLNTWLPKMMQASGYGLSSSLSFNLALCCGQAAGAVFGGYLADKAGHKNVLAAMYVIGAFCFAAFGMTMNPVLLYLLIALGGACTVGAQNIANPYISEYYPKEIRATGIGWALGVGRLGAIIAPSLFALILASGMEPKQAFMVFAIPSVFAALGIMLVQEKHASFDFVSKSESAGYTLEATSKHG, encoded by the coding sequence ATGAAAAATCGTTCAGTTCATCCAGCGGAAGTCATGGCGGCCAGCAAATTTAACAAAGTGCACCTGACTGTTTTCCTGTGGTGTTTTTTCGCCATTGCCTTTGACGGTTATGATATTGCAATGTACGGCGTCAGCCTGCCATGGCTGATGGAGGAATGGAGCCTGACCGCCATCCAAGCCGGAGCGATCGGGAGCTATACATTGATCGGCATGATGCTCGGCGCGCTTATTTTTTCGCCGATCGCAGATCAATACGGCCGCAAAAAGGTGTTGGGCTTCTGTATCTTTCTGTTCAGCCTGTTTACTGCAGCAGCCGGTCTGATCGATTCTCCGCTTTTGTTTACGATCATGCGGTTTCTCGCTGCGCTTGGAATGGGCGGGTTGATGCCGAATGCCATTTCGCTGATGACAGAGTATTCGCCGAAAAAAAACAGAGCGGTGATTGTAGCCGCTATGTATTGCGGCTATTCTGCAGGCGGTGTGCTGGCTTCCCTCGTCGGCATGTTCGCCGTGCCCGTGACAAGCTGGAGAGTGCTCTATCTGATCGGAGCCGTGCCGCTCTTCGTGCTCCCGTTCTTTTTCAGCAGGTTTCCCGAATCTCTGTCATTTTACGTTTTGAAGAAAAAGACGAAAGCGCTGGCTGAGATTTTCAATCAGGTGCATCCGGCGGGACGCTACAGGGAAGACGACAATTATCAAATCTCGGTGATTGCGAAAGAAAAGAAAGGCTTTCCGGTAAAAAAACTGTTTGGACAAAAACGTGCAGCCAGCACATTCGCATTCTGGCTTTCCGTTTTCAGCTGCCTTCTCATGGTTTACGGCTTAAATACATGGCTTCCGAAAATGATGCAGGCGTCAGGCTACGGGCTGTCGTCAAGCTTGTCATTCAACTTGGCGCTTTGCTGCGGACAAGCCGCAGGAGCGGTATTCGGCGGATATTTGGCAGATAAAGCCGGCCATAAAAATGTGCTTGCGGCTATGTATGTCATCGGAGCCTTTTGTTTTGCAGCATTTGGAATGACGATGAACCCCGTTCTTCTGTACTTGCTGATTGCCTTAGGCGGGGCATGCACCGTCGGAGCGCAAAATATCGCCAATCCTTATATTTCTGAGTATTATCCGAAAGAAATCAGAGCGACCGGCATCGGCTGGGCGCTCGGGGTCGGCAGACTCGGAGCGATCATTGCGCCTTCGCTGTTTGCATTGATCCTTGCTTCCGGCATGGAGCCGAAGCAGGCTTTCATGGTGTTCGCGATCCCGAGTGTTTTTGCTGCACTCGGCATCATGCTCGTCCAAGAGAAACACGCTTCATTTGATTTTGTCTCTAAGTCGGAAAGCGCCGGGTATACATTAGAAGCCACATCAAAACATGGATAA
- a CDS encoding extradiol ring-cleavage dioxygenase: MSIELAALVPHTPRMCFEDKTPDFQRELVKGMKRLSRIIERIEPDAVVLISCHWTSSFDHLIDAAPDHQGVLTALECPNLISDVPYSYPGDTELALQLAEAGREGGLSVIPVNDPAYCWDYGTVVPLRYLVPKGDIPVIDLSVTLAANLEETHLWGRLAGRVLKESRKKTVFISSGALSHHLVRGPECMPTLAEQALDAQFLTYLTDNDLLSAQQMLPQYAKNAGLEAGGRHIAMLLGVLEDGCKSTFYGYGQSSGSSNVVMAFEPAGQKARTHAFNEKDTVR, encoded by the coding sequence ATGTCAATCGAATTGGCGGCGCTTGTTCCGCATACACCGAGGATGTGTTTTGAAGATAAAACCCCTGACTTCCAAAGAGAGCTGGTCAAGGGCATGAAGAGGCTCTCCAGGATTATTGAAAGAATTGAGCCCGATGCCGTTGTCCTGATTTCCTGTCACTGGACGTCAAGCTTTGACCATCTGATCGATGCAGCTCCCGACCATCAAGGCGTTTTAACGGCTTTGGAGTGTCCGAATTTAATTTCCGATGTTCCGTATTCTTACCCCGGGGACACTGAATTGGCGCTGCAATTGGCTGAAGCCGGCAGAGAAGGGGGGCTTTCCGTCATTCCTGTCAATGATCCAGCTTACTGCTGGGATTACGGGACGGTCGTTCCGCTGCGCTACCTCGTTCCAAAGGGAGATATTCCGGTTATCGATTTATCGGTTACATTGGCCGCGAACCTGGAAGAAACGCATTTGTGGGGCCGGCTTGCCGGAAGAGTGCTGAAAGAAAGCAGAAAGAAAACCGTGTTCATCAGCAGCGGGGCGCTAAGCCATCATTTGGTGAGGGGGCCGGAATGTATGCCGACATTGGCCGAACAGGCCCTCGATGCACAATTTTTGACCTACTTAACAGACAACGATCTTTTATCAGCTCAGCAGATGCTGCCTCAATATGCTAAAAACGCCGGGCTTGAAGCCGGCGGCCGCCACATTGCAATGCTATTGGGCGTGCTGGAGGACGGATGTAAAAGCACGTTTTACGGATACGGTCAGTCTTCCGGGAGCTCCAATGTCGTCATGGCATTCGAGCCGGCGGGACAAAAAGCTCGCACGCACGCTTTCAATGAAAAAGATACCGTGCGTTAA
- a CDS encoding 4-oxalocrotonate tautomerase, which produces MPIVHIQLLEGRPPEKVEEVIRKVTETLSATLDSPKENVRVLVTEVSKSHWGIGGTPVSKLRP; this is translated from the coding sequence ATGCCGATTGTTCATATTCAACTATTAGAAGGCCGGCCGCCTGAAAAGGTCGAGGAAGTCATTCGAAAAGTGACGGAAACGTTGAGCGCCACCCTAGACTCTCCGAAGGAAAACGTCCGCGTTCTTGTCACCGAAGTTTCTAAAAGCCACTGGGGCATAGGCGGCACACCGGTCTCAAAATTAAGACCTTAA
- a CDS encoding 2-keto-4-pentenoate hydratase, producing MNTAALKDTARLLYLAETEKREVERITKDYPELTVEEAYAIQEELIQLKLWDGNSIIGPKMGLTSRAKMKQMNVEEPIYGYIFEDMIVPNGGSIRMNELIHPKVEAEIAFVLGEDIEGPGVTKEQVLEAVAELIPVLEVIDSRYENFSFTLPDVIADNASSSRVVLGEKVKKPDDFKLDEARVSLMINGEVKERGTGAAVVGHPANSAAMLANMLSRKKQKLAAGSIILTGGVTGAVMLQPGDRVSAQVEGLGDVSFSVKP from the coding sequence ATGAATACCGCAGCATTAAAAGATACGGCGCGACTCTTGTATCTTGCCGAAACAGAGAAGCGTGAAGTTGAAAGAATCACAAAGGACTACCCGGAGCTGACCGTTGAAGAGGCGTATGCGATCCAAGAAGAGCTGATTCAGCTTAAATTATGGGATGGCAATAGCATCATCGGTCCGAAAATGGGACTGACCAGCCGGGCGAAAATGAAGCAGATGAACGTCGAGGAGCCGATCTACGGTTATATTTTTGAAGATATGATCGTGCCAAACGGCGGAAGCATCCGGATGAACGAGCTGATTCACCCGAAGGTTGAAGCAGAGATTGCTTTTGTGCTGGGGGAGGATATTGAAGGACCGGGTGTTACAAAGGAGCAGGTCCTTGAAGCCGTTGCTGAATTGATTCCCGTTCTAGAAGTGATTGACAGCCGCTATGAAAATTTCTCATTCACTTTGCCTGACGTCATCGCGGACAATGCGTCATCTTCAAGAGTGGTGTTAGGTGAAAAAGTGAAGAAGCCGGACGATTTCAAGCTGGATGAAGCAAGAGTCTCTTTAATGATAAACGGCGAGGTCAAAGAGCGGGGCACTGGAGCAGCGGTTGTCGGGCATCCCGCAAATTCGGCGGCCATGCTCGCCAACATGCTCTCCCGGAAAAAACAAAAGCTTGCGGCTGGCAGCATCATTTTAACGGGCGGTGTAACGGGAGCTGTCATGCTGCAGCCGGGCGACCGCGTTTCAGCACAAGTAGAAGGGCTGGGAGATGTATCATTTTCGGTCAAGCCATAA
- a CDS encoding aldehyde dehydrogenase: MNVQTPSEKLVKPFDCQHYINGRYFPSEKGSTFDNINPATQEIIGSVAEGGKKEVDLAVAAARRALNGRWKNMTADERIRIIRKVGDIILERKDELARLETLDTGKPLSLSSTLDIPRAAFNFHFFADFMRGAGTEAYQTDDLAINYAIRRPVGVVGLINPWNLPLLLLTWKLAPCLAAGNTAVIKPAELTPMTATLLGEICHDAGMPDGVVNIVHGFGPDSAGAALSEHPDVDAISFTGETTTGKVIMEAASKTLKKLSFELGGKNPNIIFADADMDEAVSTSLKSSFVNQGEVCMSGSRIYVEREAYDEFLNKFVEKTKKLKVGDPFDPDTNIGALISSEHTERVMNYIELAKREGGNILTGGKRPEGQESGCFLEPTIITGLSRNSRLIKEEIFGPVVTVIPFDDEEEVIAQANDTHYGLSATLWTNDLRRAHRVAGQIESGMVWVNSWFLRDLRTPFGGMKQSGLGREGGIHSLEFFSELTNICIKL; this comes from the coding sequence ATGAATGTTCAAACTCCATCGGAAAAACTCGTAAAACCTTTTGACTGTCAGCACTACATAAACGGCAGGTACTTTCCTTCAGAGAAAGGCAGCACGTTTGACAACATCAATCCGGCTACACAGGAAATTATCGGAAGCGTTGCGGAAGGAGGCAAAAAAGAGGTCGATCTTGCAGTCGCGGCAGCCAGGCGTGCATTAAACGGACGCTGGAAAAACATGACCGCTGACGAAAGGATTCGGATCATCAGAAAGGTCGGCGACATCATACTTGAGCGTAAAGACGAACTGGCGAGGCTTGAGACATTGGATACGGGAAAACCGCTTTCGCTCTCAAGCACTTTGGATATTCCACGTGCCGCTTTCAACTTTCATTTCTTTGCGGATTTTATGAGAGGAGCCGGAACGGAAGCTTATCAAACTGACGATCTTGCAATCAATTATGCGATTCGCCGTCCGGTCGGCGTCGTCGGGCTGATCAATCCGTGGAACTTGCCGCTTCTTTTGCTGACGTGGAAATTGGCGCCTTGCCTGGCGGCGGGAAATACAGCCGTTATCAAACCGGCTGAACTGACGCCGATGACAGCCACCCTTCTCGGGGAAATCTGCCATGATGCAGGGATGCCTGACGGAGTCGTTAATATCGTCCACGGATTTGGACCAGATTCCGCCGGTGCTGCGCTTTCTGAGCATCCCGATGTCGATGCGATATCTTTCACCGGAGAAACGACAACCGGCAAAGTCATTATGGAAGCTGCTTCGAAAACATTAAAGAAACTTTCCTTTGAATTGGGAGGGAAGAACCCGAACATTATTTTTGCCGATGCCGACATGGATGAAGCCGTCAGCACCTCATTGAAATCGAGTTTCGTCAACCAGGGGGAAGTATGTATGAGCGGCTCCCGCATCTATGTCGAGAGGGAAGCGTATGACGAATTTCTGAACAAGTTCGTTGAGAAAACGAAAAAGCTCAAAGTCGGCGATCCTTTTGATCCGGACACGAATATCGGCGCCTTGATTTCTTCTGAACACACAGAGCGTGTGATGAACTACATCGAATTGGCCAAACGGGAAGGCGGCAATATTTTAACCGGAGGAAAACGCCCTGAAGGACAGGAATCCGGCTGCTTTCTTGAACCGACGATTATCACCGGACTTTCACGCAATTCCAGGCTCATCAAAGAAGAAATCTTCGGTCCGGTCGTAACGGTGATTCCGTTCGACGATGAGGAGGAAGTGATTGCACAGGCTAACGACACACATTACGGGTTAAGCGCGACCTTATGGACGAACGACCTCCGCCGGGCGCACCGCGTAGCCGGGCAAATCGAATCGGGCATGGTGTGGGTCAACAGCTGGTTTCTCCGCGATCTTCGGACGCCGTTTGGCGGCATGAAACAGAGCGGACTCGGACGAGAAGGAGGCATTCACAGCCTCGAATTCTTCAGCGAATTAACCAATATTTGCATCAAGCTGTAA
- a CDS encoding IclR family transcriptional regulator → MTVETKDHQLLGSVKNALRLLQSFTLDTPEKKLTELASSLGLGKSTVSRLLSTLESEGFVMKDPESRRYKLGLSVLQLNTIVNSTLEINRESLPVLKRLTDETGETSHIAMRRGLSVVYLNRTECPRPVELLSYIGRQNPMHCTSSGKVLLAFDEEGILDEYVKEGLKSCTKETITDGDKLRDVLKTVKENGFDVSCGEFIDGVTSISAPVRNHAGRVLYAVSVVGPAKRIKARQAKIIYQVKQAARDISERIGYWKRI, encoded by the coding sequence ATGACTGTTGAGACGAAGGACCACCAGCTGCTCGGTTCAGTAAAAAATGCGCTTCGGCTGCTTCAATCGTTTACCTTAGACACACCGGAAAAGAAACTAACCGAACTCGCCTCGTCGCTTGGCCTCGGAAAAAGCACGGTCTCGCGCCTTTTGTCTACATTGGAAAGCGAAGGGTTTGTCATGAAGGACCCGGAATCCAGAAGATACAAGCTCGGCTTATCGGTCCTGCAGTTAAACACCATTGTCAACTCCACTCTTGAAATCAACCGCGAATCCCTGCCGGTCCTCAAACGGCTGACCGATGAGACCGGCGAAACGTCGCATATCGCGATGCGCCGCGGTCTCAGCGTCGTTTATCTCAATCGGACGGAATGCCCCCGCCCGGTCGAACTTCTCTCATATATCGGGCGGCAAAACCCGATGCACTGCACAAGCTCAGGTAAGGTGCTTCTCGCCTTTGATGAAGAGGGCATATTGGACGAGTATGTGAAGGAAGGCTTGAAAAGCTGTACGAAAGAAACCATTACAGACGGGGACAAATTGAGGGATGTGCTGAAAACCGTTAAAGAAAACGGATTTGACGTCAGTTGCGGGGAATTCATAGATGGTGTCACATCAATCTCAGCTCCCGTCAGAAACCACGCAGGTCGAGTGTTGTACGCCGTCAGTGTCGTAGGCCCTGCAAAACGCATCAAGGCCCGGCAGGCGAAAATCATTTACCAAGTGAAACAAGCGGCCCGGGATATTTCCGAAAGGATCGGGTACTGGAAACGAATATAA
- a CDS encoding amidohydrolase family protein, protein MYDLHTHFIPRDVLLWLEDNEKRVHAVREKKAGCQAEFLTVNHKWGFELKELFYQEALYLEAQQEAGVTHSLVSPVPQLFLYDLAEEITDELSFVYNKALAEWVKKYDGRLSGLGTVPLNSPSKASERLNEAMNNGLKGAIIGPGASQLLLSDEAFTPFWETADRRKAIIFIHPLLSEDPRLRRRMLPNLIGVPWETTICAADLLLSGFTDRFRNVKILLAHGGGFLPYQIGRLNKGYDKWAGVSSSLSAPPREYLRKFWFDGVLWEQESAAYLKKLVGEDRLVPGSDFPFDLCQWPPLDPGRKGAESLLNVAIEA, encoded by the coding sequence TTGTATGATCTTCACACGCACTTTATACCGCGCGATGTGCTGCTTTGGCTGGAAGACAATGAAAAGAGAGTCCACGCTGTCCGCGAAAAAAAGGCTGGATGCCAAGCGGAGTTTTTGACGGTCAATCACAAATGGGGCTTTGAATTAAAAGAGCTTTTCTACCAGGAGGCTTTATATTTGGAAGCCCAGCAGGAGGCCGGCGTCACACACTCATTGGTATCGCCGGTTCCCCAGCTTTTCCTTTACGATCTCGCCGAAGAAATCACGGACGAATTATCTTTTGTATACAACAAAGCGCTTGCCGAATGGGTTAAAAAATACGACGGCCGCCTCTCGGGACTCGGCACAGTCCCGCTGAACAGCCCTTCAAAGGCGAGCGAGCGCCTGAATGAAGCGATGAACAACGGGCTTAAAGGAGCGATTATCGGACCCGGCGCTTCGCAACTACTTCTCTCGGACGAAGCATTTACACCGTTTTGGGAAACGGCTGATAGAAGAAAAGCGATTATCTTTATACATCCGCTCCTTTCTGAAGATCCGCGGCTCCGCCGCAGGATGCTGCCAAACTTGATCGGCGTTCCGTGGGAAACGACGATTTGTGCCGCAGACCTTTTGTTAAGCGGGTTTACAGACCGGTTTCGCAATGTGAAAATTCTTTTGGCCCACGGAGGCGGCTTTTTGCCTTATCAGATCGGAAGACTGAACAAAGGGTATGACAAATGGGCCGGCGTTTCTTCATCGCTTTCGGCTCCGCCGCGCGAATATTTGCGGAAGTTTTGGTTTGATGGTGTGCTATGGGAGCAAGAAAGCGCGGCATATTTGAAGAAGCTTGTCGGAGAAGACCGCCTTGTTCCGGGTTCCGATTTTCCTTTCGACCTTTGTCAGTGGCCGCCTCTCGATCCCGGCCGGAAAGGAGCGGAGTCTCTGCTGAATGTAGCGATTGAAGCATAA
- the pta gene encoding phosphate acetyltransferase, with protein MADLFTTVQGKVAGKGVKIVFPEGLDERILTAVNKLAGNNVLKPILVGNEQEIKDKANGLNLTLDGVDIYDPHTYEGMEDLVQAFVERRKGKATEEQARQILLDENYFGTMLVYKGLADGLVSGAAHSTADTVRPALQIIKTKEGVKKTSGVFIMARGDEQYVFADCAINIAPDSQDLAEIAIESANTAKMFDIEPRVAMLSFSTKGSAKSDETEKVANAVAIAKEKAPELTLDGEFQFDAAFVPSVAEKKAPDSVIKGDANVFVFPSLEAGNIGYKIAQRLGNFEAVGPILQGLNMPVNDLSRGCNAEDVYNLALITAAQAL; from the coding sequence GTGGCAGATCTATTTACAACAGTGCAGGGAAAAGTAGCAGGAAAAGGAGTTAAAATCGTATTTCCGGAAGGTTTGGACGAGCGTATTCTTACAGCTGTCAACAAATTGGCCGGAAACAACGTGTTAAAGCCGATCCTTGTAGGAAACGAGCAGGAAATCAAAGATAAAGCAAACGGGTTGAATTTAACGCTGGATGGCGTTGACATATACGATCCTCATACATATGAAGGGATGGAAGACCTTGTTCAGGCTTTCGTTGAACGCCGCAAAGGCAAAGCGACGGAAGAGCAGGCCCGCCAAATCCTTTTAGACGAAAACTACTTTGGAACGATGCTTGTTTATAAAGGGCTTGCCGACGGCCTTGTCAGCGGTGCGGCTCATTCAACAGCGGATACGGTTCGCCCGGCGCTGCAAATTATTAAAACAAAAGAAGGCGTGAAGAAAACATCAGGCGTCTTTATCATGGCGCGCGGCGATGAGCAGTACGTATTCGCAGACTGTGCGATCAACATTGCGCCTGACAGCCAGGACCTTGCGGAAATCGCAATCGAAAGTGCGAACACAGCGAAAATGTTCGACATCGAACCTCGTGTCGCCATGCTCAGCTTTTCAACAAAAGGTTCGGCAAAATCAGACGAAACTGAAAAAGTAGCCAACGCGGTTGCAATCGCAAAAGAAAAAGCGCCTGAGCTTACACTTGACGGCGAATTCCAATTTGACGCGGCATTCGTTCCGTCTGTCGCTGAGAAAAAAGCGCCGGACTCCGTCATTAAAGGAGATGCAAACGTATTTGTTTTCCCAAGCCTTGAAGCGGGGAATATCGGCTATAAAATCGCTCAGCGCCTCGGCAACTTTGAAGCGGTCGGTCCGATTCTGCAAGGGCTGAACATGCCTGTAAACGACCTGTCCAGAGGGTGCAACGCTGAGGACGTTTATAATCTTGCGCTGATTACGGCGGCTCAAGCTCTGTAA
- the hemQ gene encoding hydrogen peroxide-dependent heme synthase, giving the protein MSEQQKTNEAAQTLDGWYALHDFRTMDWSAWKMLSSDERQIIISEFTGLLEKWGAAQKEGNGSHTLYSIVGQKADFMLMILRPTMEELNQIELEFNKSKLAEYTIPAYSYVSVVELSNYMGSGDGDPYENPQVRARLYPELPDAKYVCFYPMDKRRSGDDNWYMLSMEERRNLMRSHGMIGRGYAGKVKQIITGSIGFDDYEWGVTLFSDDVLQFKKLVYEMRFDEVSARYGEFGSFFVGNRLAKEQLPAFLHV; this is encoded by the coding sequence ATGAGCGAACAGCAAAAAACGAATGAAGCCGCACAAACGCTTGACGGCTGGTATGCCCTTCACGATTTCCGGACAATGGACTGGTCCGCATGGAAAATGCTTTCAAGCGATGAGCGCCAGATCATTATCAGCGAATTTACCGGCCTTCTTGAAAAATGGGGAGCTGCCCAAAAAGAAGGAAACGGAAGCCATACGCTTTACAGCATCGTCGGCCAGAAAGCGGACTTCATGCTGATGATTTTGCGCCCTACGATGGAGGAATTAAATCAAATCGAACTCGAGTTCAATAAATCCAAACTCGCTGAATACACGATACCTGCTTATTCATACGTATCCGTTGTCGAGCTGAGCAACTATATGGGAAGCGGAGACGGAGACCCTTACGAAAATCCGCAAGTGCGGGCGCGCCTGTACCCTGAGCTCCCGGATGCCAAATATGTCTGCTTCTATCCGATGGATAAAAGAAGATCGGGCGATGACAACTGGTACATGCTGTCTATGGAAGAGAGAAGAAACTTGATGCGCAGCCACGGAATGATCGGACGCGGCTATGCGGGAAAAGTAAAACAGATTATTACCGGCTCAATCGGATTTGACGATTATGAGTGGGGTGTCACGCTCTTTTCAGATGATGTGCTTCAGTTCAAAAAGCTCGTCTATGAAATGCGCTTTGATGAAGTAAGCGCCCGCTACGGTGAATTCGGTTCGTTCTTTGTCGGCAACCGCCTTGCAAAAGAACAGCTGCCTGCATTTTTGCATGTGTAA